One Candidatus Peregrinibacteria bacterium DNA segment encodes these proteins:
- a CDS encoding DUF87 domain-containing protein: MADNTTPIQTASTSPAATAASKVNTKAEAAPDRAKILQAEKLFQEGIASIRDLIAPSSFETAYDHLKIDGFFAQTFFVYTYPRYIDTNWLSPVVNFDVTMDVSQYIYPISSEDIMKVLKTKVAQLQSSIRMASEKGNVRDPALETALEDAETLRTELQRGQEKFFQFGLYFTIYSPNEEELRRASKELQSLLAGKLVLSKRADLQMERAFNSTIPICLDELSVQRNMNTSPLSTTFPFISAELTSNDGILYGLNRHNESLIIFDRFSLENANSTVFAKSGAGKSYAVKLEILRSLMFGTDVIVIDPENEYKALCETVGGTYLNVSLNSDRRINPFDLPTPLEGEELKPGDLLRSSVISLTGLMRLMLGQISAQEEGILDKALIDTYATKGITMDVVDISTYAVPTMADFYSVLSAMDGAADMAQRIAKYVTGTYAGVFNKETNVTLDTGLMVFSVRDLEDELRPVAMYIILNYIWNRVRSSLKKRILVIDEAWSLMQHEDSAKFLFGLVKRARKYYLGVTTITQDVEDFVSSPYGKPIITNSSLQLLLKQSPSAIEPLSKVFNLTEGEKYMLLNSGVGQGLFFAGLKHVAIQVIASFSEDKIVTTNPEEMLAKSNASAEFETEETVTEAETPEPAPSPAGGEEKKLEAGFTENVASVLDHAIEAPKTVLPPGPVASATPLTPPVQDIPVQFPEQK, translated from the coding sequence ATGGCCGATAATACGACGCCCATACAAACCGCTTCAACAAGCCCTGCAGCCACCGCTGCGTCCAAAGTGAACACCAAGGCCGAAGCCGCCCCGGATCGTGCAAAAATTTTGCAAGCGGAGAAACTGTTTCAAGAAGGCATTGCCTCCATTCGCGATTTGATTGCTCCTTCTTCTTTTGAGACGGCTTATGATCACCTCAAAATCGATGGTTTTTTTGCTCAAACTTTTTTCGTTTACACCTATCCTCGTTATATCGACACCAATTGGCTCAGCCCGGTGGTGAATTTTGATGTGACCATGGATGTTTCGCAGTATATTTATCCGATTTCTTCGGAGGACATCATGAAGGTGCTTAAAACCAAAGTGGCACAACTTCAATCTTCCATTCGCATGGCTTCAGAGAAGGGAAATGTGCGTGATCCGGCTTTGGAAACCGCTTTGGAAGATGCCGAGACCCTGCGTACTGAGTTGCAACGAGGTCAGGAGAAATTCTTTCAATTTGGACTTTATTTCACTATTTATTCTCCCAATGAAGAAGAACTTAGGCGTGCCAGTAAGGAGCTACAAAGTTTATTGGCCGGAAAATTGGTGCTTTCTAAACGTGCCGACTTGCAAATGGAGCGCGCTTTTAATTCCACAATTCCCATCTGTTTAGATGAGCTTTCGGTGCAGCGCAACATGAACACCTCGCCGCTGTCCACCACTTTCCCCTTTATTTCGGCAGAACTCACCTCGAACGACGGAATTTTATATGGACTCAATCGGCACAATGAATCCCTCATTATTTTTGATCGTTTCTCGCTTGAAAATGCCAATTCCACGGTGTTTGCCAAGTCCGGGGCCGGGAAGTCTTATGCGGTGAAGCTCGAGATTTTGCGTTCGCTGATGTTTGGAACGGACGTGATTGTCATTGATCCTGAAAACGAATACAAAGCTTTGTGTGAAACAGTGGGCGGAACCTATTTGAACGTGTCACTCAACTCCGATCGACGCATCAATCCTTTTGATTTGCCTACGCCGTTGGAGGGTGAGGAGCTCAAACCAGGTGATTTACTGCGCAGTTCGGTGATCAGCCTGACGGGTCTCATGCGACTCATGCTCGGGCAGATTTCAGCTCAAGAAGAAGGCATTTTGGACAAAGCCCTCATCGACACTTACGCCACAAAGGGAATCACTATGGATGTGGTGGACATCTCGACTTACGCCGTGCCCACTATGGCAGATTTTTACAGCGTGCTTTCAGCCATGGACGGAGCCGCCGATATGGCTCAGCGCATTGCTAAATACGTGACAGGGACCTACGCCGGAGTCTTCAATAAAGAGACCAATGTGACCTTGGACACCGGACTCATGGTCTTTTCGGTGCGCGATTTGGAGGATGAACTGCGACCCGTCGCAATGTACATCATTTTGAATTACATTTGGAATCGTGTGAGGTCTTCGCTCAAAAAACGCATCCTGGTTATTGATGAAGCCTGGTCACTCATGCAACATGAAGACAGCGCTAAATTCCTCTTTGGACTTGTGAAGCGTGCTCGTAAATATTATTTGGGTGTGACCACTATTACTCAGGACGTGGAAGATTTTGTGAGCAGTCCTTATGGAAAACCCATCATCACCAACTCTTCGCTTCAACTTTTGCTCAAGCAGTCGCCTTCGGCCATTGAGCCGCTTTCTAAGGTTTTCAATCTGACGGAAGGGGAGAAATACATGCTGCTCAACTCGGGCGTGGGGCAGGGACTTTTCTTTGCCGGACTCAAGCACGTGGCTATTCAAGTGATTGCTTCGTTCAGTGAAGATAAAATTGTAACGACCAATCCTGAAGAGATGCTGGCCAAATCCAATGCCAGCGCTGAATTTGAAACGGAAGAAACAGTTACAGAAGCCGAAACACCCGAGCCGGCTCCCAGCCCCGCTGGTGGAGAAGAAAAGAAGCTCGAGGCTGGTTTCACTGAAAATGTGGCCAGCGTGCTGGATCATGCGATTGAAGCGCCTAAAACGGTGCTGCCGCCTGGGCCTGTTGCTTCTGCCACTCCTCTGACTCCGCCTGTGCAAGACATTCCCGTGCAATTTCCAGAACAAAAATAA